In Streptomyces sp. NBC_00878, a single window of DNA contains:
- a CDS encoding aromatase/cyclase: protein MASVTPLHRTEHTWTTDAPADVLYALVADVTRWPAIFEPTVHVRHIERSARSERFEIWAVMNGEVAHWTSHRVRDADRHCVTFRQEHARPPVTSMSGSWLFRELPTGKTEIVLRHRFTVEDDDPSAVSAVSAALDRNSARELAALTQVAGAGHPVDELVFAFTDTIELTGTAAEAYSFVAHAERWPDLLPHVARVRLTENEQRVQDLEMETVTADGARHTTRSSRICRPGQWIAYKQQITPRLLSGHSGEWTFTDGPSGSGAVATARHVVAIAPGAVAEVLGAHASLADARAYVREALGRNSRTTLEHSAAVRA from the coding sequence ATGGCCTCTGTCACTCCGCTCCACCGCACCGAGCACACCTGGACCACCGACGCGCCGGCGGACGTCCTGTACGCCCTCGTCGCGGATGTCACCCGCTGGCCCGCGATCTTCGAACCCACCGTTCACGTACGGCACATCGAGCGGTCGGCGCGGTCCGAGCGCTTCGAGATCTGGGCCGTGATGAACGGCGAGGTCGCGCACTGGACGTCACACCGTGTCCGCGACGCCGACCGCCACTGCGTCACGTTCCGTCAGGAGCACGCCAGGCCCCCCGTCACCTCGATGTCCGGCAGCTGGCTCTTCCGCGAACTCCCCACCGGAAAGACGGAGATCGTGCTGCGCCACCGGTTCACCGTGGAGGACGACGACCCTTCCGCGGTCAGCGCCGTATCGGCGGCCCTCGACCGCAACAGCGCGCGCGAACTCGCCGCTCTGACCCAGGTCGCCGGGGCCGGACACCCCGTGGACGAACTCGTCTTCGCCTTCACCGACACCATCGAGCTGACCGGCACCGCCGCCGAGGCGTACTCGTTCGTCGCCCATGCCGAGCGCTGGCCGGATCTGCTGCCCCATGTGGCCCGGGTACGGCTCACGGAGAACGAACAGCGTGTGCAGGACCTGGAGATGGAGACCGTCACCGCGGACGGCGCCCGGCACACCACCCGCTCGTCGCGGATCTGCCGCCCCGGGCAGTGGATCGCGTACAAGCAGCAGATCACGCCACGGCTGCTGAGCGGGCACAGCGGTGAGTGGACTTTCACCGACGGCCCTTCGGGGTCGGGGGCGGTCGCCACCGCCCGGCACGTCGTGGCGATCGCTCCCGGTGCGGTCGCCGAGGTGCTCGGCGCGCACGCCTCTTTGGCCGACGCCCGCGCCTACGTCCGGGAGGCACTCGGCCGCAACAGCCGCACCACGCTGGAACACTCTGCCGCGGTCAGGGCCTGA
- a CDS encoding antibiotic biosynthesis monooxygenase has protein sequence MMSRPAPDEGTFTAVITTRVDGPSTQRAVAGLFLKGAEGWVRHRRGFLRATVHLSTDGGQVVLVADWRDEECYREFLATDEDRAALGREMRSLPGVQAGPDLVACHPYRTVAAAVSPS, from the coding sequence ATGATGAGCCGACCGGCGCCGGACGAGGGCACGTTCACCGCCGTCATCACCACCCGGGTGGACGGTCCGTCCACCCAGCGCGCCGTCGCCGGCCTGTTCCTCAAGGGGGCGGAGGGCTGGGTACGGCACCGCAGGGGCTTCCTGCGCGCGACCGTCCACCTGAGCACCGACGGAGGACAGGTCGTGCTCGTGGCCGACTGGCGCGACGAGGAGTGCTACCGGGAGTTCCTCGCCACCGACGAGGACCGCGCGGCGCTCGGCCGCGAGATGCGGTCTCTGCCCGGAGTGCAGGCCGGACCGGACCTGGTGGCCTGCCACCCCTACCGCACGGTGGCGGCGGCCGTCTCCCCTTCCTGA
- a CDS encoding acyl carrier protein, producing MAQMTLDELRTTLIACAGEDDSTDLSGDILDMAFDDLGYDSLARMESAARIEREYGIALPDEAVADAETPRALLDLVNGITAASA from the coding sequence ATGGCACAGATGACCCTGGACGAACTCCGCACGACGCTCATCGCCTGCGCGGGCGAGGACGATTCCACGGACCTCAGCGGCGACATCCTCGACATGGCCTTCGACGACCTGGGCTACGACTCGCTGGCACGGATGGAGAGCGCCGCCAGGATCGAGCGCGAGTACGGCATCGCGCTCCCCGACGAGGCCGTCGCCGATGCGGAGACTCCCCGGGCCCTGCTGGACCTCGTCAACGGCATCACCGCGGCGTCCGCCTGA